A single genomic interval of Mustela nigripes isolate SB6536 chromosome 7, MUSNIG.SB6536, whole genome shotgun sequence harbors:
- the XPO1 gene encoding exportin-1: protein MPAIMTMLADHAARQLLDFSQKLDINLLDNVVNCLYHGEGAQQRMAQEVLTHLKEHPDAWTRVDTILEFSQNMNTKYYGLQILENVIKTRWKILPRNQCEGIKKYVVGLIIKTSSDPTCVEKEKVYIGKLNMILVQILKQEWPKHWPTFISDIVGASRTSESLCQNNMVILKLLSEEVFDFSSGQITQVKAKHLKDSMCNEFSQIFQLCQFVMENSQNAPLVHATLETLLRFLNWIPLGYIFETKLISTLIYKFLNVPMFRNVSLKCLTEIAGVSVSQYEEQFVTLFTLTMMQLKQMLPLNTNIRLAYSNGKDDEQNFIQNLSLFLCTFLKEHGQLIEKRLNLRETLMEALHYMLLVSEVEETEIFKICLEYWNHLAAELYRESPFSTSASPLLSGSQHFDVPPRRQLYLPVLSKVRLLMVSRMAKPEEVLVVENDQGEVVREFMKDTDSINLYKNMRETLVYLTHLDYVDTERIMTEKLHNQVNGTEWSWKNLNTLCWAIGSISGAMHEEDEKRFLVTVIKDLLGLCEQKRGKDNKAIIASNIMYIVGQYPRFLRAHWKFLKTVVNKLFEFMHETHDGVQDMACDTFIKIAQKCRRHFVQVQVGEVMPFIDEILNNINTIICDLQPQQVHTFYEAVGYMIGAQTDQTVQEHLIEKYMLLPNQVWDSIIQQATKNVDILKDPETVKQLGSILKTNVRACKAVGHPFVIQLGRIYLDMLNVYKCLSENISAAIQANGEMVTKQPLIRSMRTVKRETLKLISGWVSRSNDPQMVAENFVPPLLDAVLIDYQRNVPAAREPEVLSTMAIIVNKLGGHITAEIPQIFDAVFECTLNMINKDFEEYPEHRTNFFLLLQAVNSHCFPAFLAIPPAQFKLVLDSIIWAFKHTMRNVADTGLQILFTLLQNVAQEEAAAQSFYQTYFCDILQHIFSVVTDTSHTAGLTMHASILAYMFNLVEEGKISTPLNPGNPVNNQMFIQEYVANLLKSAFPHLQDAQVKLFVTGLFSLNQDIPAFKEHLRDFLVQIKEFAGEDTSDLFLEERETALRQAQEEKHKLQMSVPGILNPHEIPEEMCD from the exons CAAAGAATGGCTCAAGAAGTACTGACACATTTAAAGGAGCATCCTGATGCGTGGACAAGAGTCGACACAATTTTGGAATTTTCACAGAATATGAACACGAAA TATTATGGACtacaaattttggaaaatgtgatAAAAACAAGGTGGAAGATTCTTCCAAGGAACCAGTGTGAAG gaattaaaaaatatgttgttgGCCTCATTATAAAGACGTCATCTGACCCAACTTGTGTAGAG aaggAAAAGGTGTATATTGGGAAATTAAATATGATTCTTGTTCAG atactaaaaCAAGAATGGCCAAAACACTGGCCAACTTTTATCAGTGACATTGTTGGAGCAAGTAGAACCAGTGAAAGTCTCTGTCAGAATAATATGGTGATTCTCAAACTCTTGAGTGAAGAAGTATTTGATTTCTCTAGTGGACAGATAACTCAAGTGAAAGCCAAGCATTTAAAAGACAG catgtGCAATGAATTCTCACAAATTTTTCAGCTGTGTCAGTTTGTGATG GAAAATTCCCAGAATGCTCCACTTGTACATGCAACTTTGGAAACATTGCTCAGATTTCTTAATTGGATTCCACTGGGATATATTTTTGAGACCAAGTTAATCAGCACATTAATTTATAAG ttcctGAATGTTCCAATGTTTCGAAATGTCTCTCTGAAGTGCCTCACTGAGATTGCTGGTGTAAGTGTAAGCCAGTATGAGGAACAATTTGTAACGCTATTTACACTGACAATGATGCAGCTAAAACAG ATGCTTCCTTTAAATACCAATATTCGACTTGCATACTCAAATGGAAAAGATGATGAACAGAACTTTATTCAaaatctcagtttgtttctctgcaCCTTTCTTAAGGAACATGGTCAACTTATAGAGAAAAGGTTAAATCTCAGGGAAACACTCATGGAG GCCCTTCATTACATGTTGTTGGTATCAGAAGTGGAGGAAACTGAAATCTTTAAGATTTGTCTTGAGTACTGGAATCATTTGGCAGCTGAACTCTATAGAGAGAGCCCATTCTCTACATCTGCTTCTCCATTGCTATCTGGAAGTCAACATTTTGATGTTCCTCCCAGGAGACAGCTGTATTTGCCCGTGTTATCCAAG GTCCGTTTATTGATGGTTAGTCGTATGGCTAAACCAGAGGAAGTATTGGTTGTAGAAAATGATCAGGGAGAAGTTGTAAGAGAATTCATGAAGGATACAGATTCCATTAATTTGTATAAGAATATGAGAGAAACATTAG TTTATCTTACTCATCTGGATTATGTAGATACAGAAAGAATAATGACTGAGAAACTTCACAATCAAGTGAATGGTACAGAGTGGTCATGGAAAAATTTGAATACATTGTGTTGGGCAATAGGCTCCATTAGTGGAGCAATGCATGAAGAGGATGAAAAACGCTTTCTTGTTACTGTTATAAAG GATCTATTAGGATTATGTGAACAGAAAAGAGGCAAAGATAATAAAGCTATTATTGCATCAAATATCATGTACATAGTAGGTCAATATCCAAGGTTTTTAAGAGCTCACTGGAAGTTTTTGAAGACTGTAGTTAACAAGTTGTTTGAATTCATGCATG aGACACATGACGGAGTCCAAGACATGGCTTGTGATACTTTCATTAAAATAGCTCAGAAATGCCGCAGGCATTTTGTTCAGGTTCAGGTTGGAGAAGTAATGCCATTTATTGATGAAATTTTGAACAATATCAACACTATAATTTGTGATCTTCAGCCTCAACAG GTCCATACATTTTATGAAGCTGTCGGGTACATGATTGGTGCACAAACAGACCAAACAGTACAAGAACatttgatagaaaaatatatgctacTCCCTAATCAGGTTTGGGATAGCATAATCCAGCAGGCAACCAAA AATGTGGATATACTTAAAGATCCTGAAACAGTTAAGCAGCTCGGTAGCATATTGAAAACAAATGTTAGAGCCTGCAAAGCTGTCGGACATCCCTTTGTAATTCAGCTTGGGAGAATTTATTTAGATATGCTTAATGTATACAAGTGCCTCAGTGAAAATATTTCAGCAGCTATCCAAGCTAATG gtgaGATGGTTACAAAGCAACCGTTGATTAGAAGTATGCGAACAGTAAAAAGGGAAACTTTAAAGTTAATATCTGGTTGGGTGAGCCGATCCAATGATCCACAGATG gtaGCTGAAAATTTTGTTCCTCCTCTATTGgatgcagttctcattgattatCAGAGAAATGTCCCAGCTGCTAGAGAACCAGAAGTGCTTAGTACTATGGCTATTATTGTCAACAAGTTAGGAGGACATATAACAGCTGAAATACCTCAAATATTTGATGCTGTTTTTGAATGCACATTGAATATGATAAATAAG GACTTTGAAGAATATCCTGAACACAGAACGAACTTTTTCTTACTACTTCAGGCTGTCAATTCTCATTGTTTCCCAGCATTCCTGGCTATACCACCTGCACAATTTAAACTTGTTTTGGATTCCATTATTTGGGCTTTTAAACATACTATGAGGAACGTTGCAGATACAG GCTTACAGATACTTTTTACACTCTTACAAAATGTTGCACAAGAAGAAGCTGCAGCTCAGAGTTTTTATCAGACTTATTTTTGTGATATTCTTCAGCATATCTTTTCTGTTGTGACAGACACCTCACATACTGCTG GTTTGACAATGCATGCGTCAATACTTGCATATATGTTTAATTTggttgaagaaggaaaaataagtacaCCATTAAATCCTGGAAATCCAGTTAACAACCAGATGTTCATTCAGGAATATGTGGCAAATCTCCTTAAATCTGCATTCCCTCATCTACAAGA TGCTCAAGTGAAGCTCTTTGTGACAGGGCTTTTCAGCTTAAATCAGGATATTCCTGCTTTCAAGGAACATCTTAGGGATTTCCTAGTACAAATAAAG GAGTTTGCAGGTGAAGATACTTCTGATCTGtttttggaagaaagagaaacagcccTTCGACAGGCTCAGGAAGAGAAACATAAACTTCAAATGTCTGTCCCTGGCATCCTTAATCCACATGAGATTCCAGAAGAAATGTGTGATTAA